From the genome of Papaver somniferum cultivar HN1 chromosome 2, ASM357369v1, whole genome shotgun sequence, one region includes:
- the LOC113352254 gene encoding uncharacterized protein LOC113352254 has product MYEEVSFILWTIWKARCAKTSDNKSFSSYEASNNIIQQINDWTRVSDNQSVNITVSNGISKIWHPPTDDVYKINFDASHINKKILSGWGLICRDFAGISYGLRGGASLAVDPEQAEAQSLLKAVQWVQMNGWRKIHLEGDYSNAISAINGKTTTIKWTTQNLVQDTLNILGSFEFWVCTYAHRDANHIADSLAKYARTQSICFSWFNNEPAWIKTLIQHDQNTM; this is encoded by the coding sequence ATGTATGAGGAAGTTAGTTTTATCTTATGGACAatctggaaagctagatgtgCAAAAACTTCTGATAATAAATCTTTCAGCAGTTATGAAGCGTCTAACAACATTATTCAACAGATCAATGATTGGACCAGAGTCAGCGATAATCAATCTGTTAACATTACTGTATCCAATGGGATCAGTAAAATATGGCATCCTCCAACAGATGATGTctataaaataaattttgatgcttcacatataaataaaaaaattttgtCAGGGTGGGGTCTAATTTGTAGAGATTTTGCAGGTATCAGCTATGGATTGCGAGGAGGTGCATCTCTAGCTGTGGATCCGGAACAAGCTGAAGCACAATCACTGTTGAAAGCGGTTCAATGGGTGCAAATGAATGGTTGGAGGAAGATACATCTGGAAGGGGACTACTCAAATGCGATATCAGCTATTAATGGAAAGACAACAACAATAAAATGGACAACACAAAATCTTGTCCAAGATACTCTTAATATTCTCGGTTCTTTTGAGTTTTGGGTTTGCACTTATGCACACAGAGATGCAAATCACATAgcagattctctagcaaagtatgcAAGAACTCAGTCTATTTGCTTTAGTTGGTTTAATAATGAGCCTGCTTGGATAAAAACACTGATCCAGCATGATCAAAATACTATGTAA